In Desulfobacterales bacterium, a single window of DNA contains:
- a CDS encoding PilZ domain-containing protein — MYSNFIPNAQIENIERRKDARKSVNSRRLVVADCQTMEGDFQAPINNISSGGVFLDTKQRLFVGQEIAIKFDFPGVHKTIMANGEIVRTSYEGAGIKFRMFFQK; from the coding sequence TGTACAGCAACTTTATTCCAAATGCCCAAATCGAAAATATCGAAAGAAGAAAAGATGCCCGCAAAAGCGTCAACAGCCGCCGGCTGGTAGTTGCCGACTGCCAGACCATGGAGGGTGACTTTCAGGCCCCCATTAACAATATCAGTTCGGGCGGTGTGTTCCTTGACACCAAGCAGCGGCTATTTGTCGGGCAGGAGATCGCCATCAAATTTGATTTTCCCGGCGTGCATAAGACAATCATGGCCAACGGCGAGATTGTTCGAACCTCATATGAAGGCGCCGGTATAAAATTCAGGATGTTTTTTCAAAAATAA